A genomic region of Zea mays cultivar B73 chromosome 6, Zm-B73-REFERENCE-NAM-5.0, whole genome shotgun sequence contains the following coding sequences:
- the LOC100304355 gene encoding uncharacterized protein LOC100304355, with protein MTVSDDETVEIDDNEERRLCGLTGDYNEDDLREDAAALLGHSSEHPIHVGDEQQGGGEEGQGEGDEHNAKHCRPSTSPVWLDFEKLFKIVNGKKGCPS; from the coding sequence AtgaccgtctccgacgatgaaactGTTGAGATTGATGACAACGAGGAGAGGCGGTTGTGTGGGTTGACCGGAGATTACAATGAGGATGACCTTCGGGAGGATGCTGCAGCGCTCTTAGGCCATAGCAGTGAGCATCCCATCCATGTTGGTGATGAACAACAAGGCGGTGGTGAGGAAGGTCAAGGTGAAGGGGACGAACACAACGCCAAGCATTGTCGTCCTTCTACTTCTCCAGTCTGGTTAGATTTCGAGAAACTTTTCAAAATTGTGAACGGTAAGAAGGGTTGTCCCTCCTAA